One window from the genome of Treponema sp. OMZ 838 encodes:
- the yedF gene encoding sulfurtransferase-like selenium metabolism protein YedF has translation MIEVNAMGKVCPIPVIMTKKVLRENTAGENILIRVDNEIATQNLTKMAGQLNIKASVTKLNDAEYTVLYDFQGCEACAILNDTSVLEQGADEYVVVINSDKMGTGDEGFGTKLLENFVYALTEQDRIPKMVVMYNSGVRLATENEKTVNDLKTLQEKGTEVLACGLCLDFYGLKEKLQVGSATNMYRITEIMRTNKVVKP, from the coding sequence ATGATTGAAGTAAATGCGATGGGCAAAGTGTGTCCCATTCCCGTCATTATGACGAAAAAAGTATTGCGCGAAAACACTGCAGGAGAAAACATCCTGATACGGGTGGATAACGAAATTGCGACTCAGAACCTGACCAAGATGGCAGGGCAGCTGAATATCAAAGCAAGCGTTACCAAGCTGAACGATGCGGAATATACCGTACTCTACGACTTTCAAGGCTGCGAGGCTTGTGCTATTTTGAACGACACAAGCGTGTTGGAACAAGGCGCTGACGAATATGTTGTGGTAATCAATTCTGATAAGATGGGCACCGGTGATGAAGGCTTCGGCACAAAGCTGTTGGAAAACTTTGTGTATGCGCTGACTGAACAGGATCGCATTCCTAAAATGGTGGTAATGTATAACTCCGGTGTCCGCCTTGCAACCGAGAACGAAAAAACCGTCAACGATTTAAAAACCTTGCAGGAAAAGGGGACGGAAGTGCTTGCGTGCGGGCTGTGTTTGGATTTCTACGGCTTAAAAGAGAAACTGCAGGTCGGTTCGGCTACCAACATGTACCGTATTACGGAAATTATGCGTACCAATAAGGTCGTAAAGCCCTAA
- a CDS encoding BMP family protein, with translation MRKISFKTVMGTAMLVFSAFVICSCTKSEEPAKKAMKVGMVTDAGTIDDKSFNQGTWEGIIRAKEELGVEIKYLKPVGTTEADYVKEISNLYDSGYKFIVCPGFKFETAIFKAQTKYPDAKLVIIDGNAHPADSYDAQNGPNTIGILFAEQEAGFTAGLAAALQLKEGRFGFIGGMEIPAVQKFNWGWQQGIKYANENLGTNIEMHPEDFVYQGTFSDIAAGQQIAASMFDRGVTCIHAAAGGVGVGVINEAKARRQVGKDVWVVGVDVNQYNEGLLPDGKSIILTSAMKYVDRASYDMIKDELNGKFQGGTTLVLTAKEDAVGIPAENPNLSDDVQKKVDEIYQQIKSNAIVVADKQGDLFR, from the coding sequence ATGCGAAAAATAAGCTTTAAAACAGTAATGGGAACAGCCATGCTGGTATTCAGTGCCTTTGTCATTTGCTCATGTACAAAGAGCGAAGAACCGGCAAAGAAAGCTATGAAAGTCGGTATGGTTACCGATGCGGGAACGATTGATGATAAATCATTCAATCAGGGGACATGGGAAGGCATTATCCGTGCAAAAGAAGAACTCGGCGTTGAAATTAAATACTTAAAGCCGGTCGGAACAACTGAAGCGGACTATGTAAAAGAAATTTCCAACCTTTATGATTCAGGGTATAAATTCATCGTTTGCCCCGGATTCAAGTTTGAAACTGCAATTTTCAAGGCTCAGACAAAATATCCTGATGCAAAGCTCGTTATCATCGACGGTAACGCTCACCCCGCCGATTCGTATGACGCTCAAAACGGTCCGAATACCATCGGTATTCTTTTTGCCGAACAGGAAGCAGGTTTCACAGCAGGTCTTGCCGCAGCACTTCAGTTAAAAGAAGGCCGCTTCGGATTTATCGGCGGTATGGAAATTCCGGCTGTCCAGAAGTTTAACTGGGGATGGCAGCAGGGTATCAAATACGCCAATGAAAATCTCGGAACAAACATCGAAATGCATCCGGAAGATTTCGTATATCAGGGAACATTCAGCGACATTGCGGCAGGCCAGCAGATCGCAGCTTCTATGTTTGACCGCGGTGTTACCTGTATCCACGCAGCAGCAGGCGGTGTCGGCGTTGGTGTTATCAACGAAGCGAAAGCACGCCGTCAGGTCGGAAAAGACGTATGGGTTGTCGGCGTTGACGTTAATCAGTATAACGAAGGCTTACTCCCCGATGGAAAGTCGATTATTCTAACCTCTGCAATGAAGTATGTAGACCGTGCATCCTATGATATGATCAAAGATGAACTCAACGGCAAATTCCAGGGAGGAACGACACTTGTTTTAACTGCAAAAGAAGATGCGGTCGGTATTCCTGCTGAAAATCCCAACCTTTCCGATGATGTACAAAAGAAAGTAGATGAAATTTATCAGCAGATCAAATCTAATGCTATCGTTGTTGCCGACAAGCAAGGCGATTTATTCCGTTAA
- a CDS encoding ABC transporter ATP-binding protein: protein MRHIRKEFPGIVANDDITLQVKKGEIHAILGENGAGKSTLMSILFGLYHPDAGEILVNGKHAVINNPNDANELGIGMVHQHFQLVHNFTVTENIILGKEGGFFLDLHKAETKIKDLSTRYGLQIDPNARIMDITVGMQQRVEILKMLYRDAEVLIFDEPTAVLTPQEIEELIQIMRNLVKEGKSIILITHKLQEIKDVADRCTIIRRGKFIDVIDVATTSKNEMAAKMVGRPVEFKVQKAPAQPGKVVLDIQNLKVIGAKKVPAVNDFSLQVRKGEIVGIAGVDGNGQSELVHALSGLMPVAEGSVLLCGKDITKTSIRERNESGMGLVPEDRQKHGLVMQYSIAENTIIKSYYKEPFQKHGFLHKNKMFSFAGDITKQFDVRSGEGVYSAARNLSGGNQQKAILGREIALDPELLIAVQPTRGLDVGAIEAIHKELVKHRDRGRAVLLISFELDEIFNLSDRIAVMHRGALTGIVRPEETTVEEVGLMMAGDKHKHGGQQ, encoded by the coding sequence ATGCGCCACATCCGCAAGGAATTCCCCGGTATTGTTGCAAATGATGATATAACATTGCAGGTAAAAAAAGGGGAAATCCACGCAATTCTCGGGGAAAACGGCGCAGGTAAATCCACTCTTATGAGTATCTTATTCGGTTTATATCACCCCGATGCGGGAGAAATCCTCGTCAACGGTAAACACGCGGTTATCAATAATCCGAATGATGCCAATGAACTCGGTATCGGTATGGTACACCAGCATTTTCAGCTTGTACATAACTTTACCGTTACCGAAAATATTATACTCGGAAAAGAAGGCGGTTTTTTTCTTGACCTGCATAAGGCCGAGACAAAAATAAAAGATTTAAGCACCCGATACGGATTACAAATCGATCCTAATGCACGCATTATGGATATAACGGTTGGTATGCAACAGCGTGTAGAAATTTTAAAAATGCTGTACCGCGATGCGGAAGTGCTCATCTTTGACGAACCGACCGCCGTTTTAACGCCGCAGGAAATCGAAGAACTTATCCAAATAATGAGGAATCTGGTAAAAGAAGGAAAATCCATTATCCTCATTACCCATAAATTACAGGAAATTAAGGACGTTGCAGACCGCTGCACCATTATACGGAGAGGAAAGTTTATCGATGTGATAGACGTTGCAACCACTTCAAAAAATGAGATGGCAGCAAAGATGGTCGGACGTCCGGTTGAATTTAAGGTGCAAAAAGCGCCGGCACAACCCGGCAAAGTCGTACTCGATATACAAAATCTCAAAGTTATCGGTGCAAAAAAAGTACCTGCCGTCAATGACTTTTCGCTGCAAGTACGCAAGGGTGAAATCGTCGGTATCGCAGGTGTAGACGGAAACGGGCAAAGCGAGCTTGTTCATGCACTTTCGGGCTTAATGCCGGTTGCGGAAGGATCTGTTCTGCTTTGCGGTAAGGATATCACAAAAACATCAATCCGCGAACGCAACGAATCGGGTATGGGCTTGGTTCCCGAAGACCGTCAAAAGCACGGTTTGGTTATGCAGTATTCCATTGCGGAAAACACCATCATTAAATCGTACTACAAAGAACCTTTCCAAAAGCACGGCTTCCTGCATAAAAACAAGATGTTCTCATTTGCAGGCGATATCACCAAACAATTCGACGTCCGTTCGGGCGAAGGCGTTTATTCCGCAGCACGGAACTTGAGCGGCGGTAATCAGCAAAAGGCTATCCTCGGACGCGAAATAGCCCTCGATCCCGAATTACTGATCGCCGTGCAGCCTACCCGCGGTTTGGACGTCGGCGCTATCGAAGCAATCCATAAAGAATTGGTAAAGCACCGCGACAGAGGACGGGCTGTTTTACTCATTTCTTTTGAATTGGACGAAATCTTCAACTTGTCGGATCGAATTGCGGTCATGCACCGCGGCGCTTTAACCGGTATCGTCCGCCCTGAAGAAACGACCGTTGAAGAAGTAGGCTTGATGATGGCCGGAGATAAGCACAAACATGGAGGCCAACAGTGA
- a CDS encoding ABC transporter permease: MWHILTLIFPYVIAYTIPLLITSLGGLYSERSGVTNLGLEGLMLIGSFSAAVVINLLQHSVPAGIVIPIGLLAAAIAGILFSLLHAFASITLKADQVISGTAINMLAAALTIYIARTVTGSGNVRVASIIRQDIPGLSKIPVLGPLFFSQAYWSTWLVLAILILSWILLYKTSFGLRLRACGEHPSAVASAGINVHRMRYFAVCASGALSALGGAIILVTYSGEFNGSVDGLGFLAIAALIFGQWKPFGILGATFFFGFARTVANVSQVIPALSGIPPVWLKIFPYLVTLIALVLFSKNSAAPKANGEPY, from the coding sequence ATGTGGCATATTTTAACCTTAATTTTTCCCTATGTGATTGCATACACAATTCCTCTTTTGATTACTTCCCTCGGAGGATTATACAGCGAACGGAGCGGTGTTACGAACCTCGGCCTTGAAGGACTTATGCTGATCGGCAGTTTTTCCGCAGCAGTTGTAATTAATTTATTGCAGCACTCCGTTCCGGCAGGGATTGTGATTCCGATAGGATTGCTCGCAGCGGCTATAGCCGGTATCCTTTTTTCGTTGCTACACGCTTTTGCATCGATTACACTAAAAGCGGATCAGGTTATCAGCGGTACCGCTATCAATATGCTTGCCGCCGCATTGACGATTTATATTGCCCGTACCGTAACGGGGTCAGGCAACGTGCGTGTTGCAAGCATTATCCGACAGGACATCCCCGGGCTTTCAAAAATTCCCGTATTAGGACCACTTTTCTTTTCGCAGGCATACTGGAGTACGTGGCTAGTATTGGCGATACTGATTTTATCATGGATACTGCTGTATAAGACGTCATTCGGATTACGGCTGCGTGCCTGCGGCGAGCATCCATCCGCTGTTGCGAGCGCCGGTATCAATGTACACCGGATGCGGTACTTTGCAGTATGTGCGAGCGGTGCACTTTCCGCATTAGGTGGTGCCATTATCCTCGTAACCTATTCGGGAGAATTTAACGGCAGCGTAGACGGCCTCGGGTTCTTGGCTATCGCCGCTTTGATCTTCGGCCAATGGAAACCGTTCGGCATCCTCGGCGCAACCTTCTTCTTCGGGTTTGCCCGTACCGTTGCGAACGTCTCGCAGGTTATCCCCGCTTTAAGCGGCATACCGCCGGTATGGCTCAAGATATTCCCCTATCTTGTTACGCTGATAGCCCTCGTGCTGTTCAGTAAAAACTCCGCCGCTCCCAAAGCAAACGGAGAACCGTATTAA
- a CDS encoding putative toxin-antitoxin system toxin component, PIN family produces MDVPIVVIDTNVMLSALKSVNGKSNQLLQEIGTGRFDFAISVPLILEYEAVLKKHLNRAYYSDADINDFLNYICQIGKHIKLFYLWRPYLRDGFDDHILELAIHSNSEMIITFNKKDFKEAEQLGIVALTPREFMDILNGGQK; encoded by the coding sequence ATGGATGTTCCAATAGTCGTTATAGATACAAATGTTATGCTATCGGCATTAAAAAGTGTAAATGGAAAGTCAAATCAGTTATTACAAGAAATCGGTACCGGTAGATTTGATTTTGCTATTTCAGTTCCGCTTATTTTAGAATATGAAGCAGTTTTGAAAAAACACTTAAATAGAGCATACTATTCCGATGCTGATATTAATGATTTTTTAAATTATATATGTCAGATTGGAAAGCATATAAAACTATTCTATTTGTGGCGGCCATATTTAAGAGATGGCTTTGATGATCATATTTTGGAGCTTGCGATTCATTCAAACAGTGAGATGATAATAACATTTAATAAAAAAGATTTCAAAGAAGCGGAACAGTTAGGAATCGTTGCGCTAACACCGCGGGAATTTATGGATATATTAAATGGAGGTCAAAAATGA
- a CDS encoding DUF6290 family protein: MSTLSIRIPDSYHTMIKEVAKIDNISINQFIAAAIGEKLSALQTEQYIEQRAKNGSREKFLAVLQKAPNSKPEECDV; encoded by the coding sequence ATGAGCACATTGAGTATTAGAATCCCGGATTCATATCACACAATGATAAAAGAAGTTGCTAAAATCGATAACATTTCAATAAATCAATTTATTGCCGCTGCAATAGGAGAAAAATTATCGGCACTACAAACGGAACAGTATATTGAGCAACGGGCAAAAAACGGATCGCGAGAAAAGTTTTTAGCTGTTTTACAAAAAGCTCCTAACAGCAAACCTGAAGAATGTGATGTATAA
- a CDS encoding ATP-binding protein — translation MNITRKLPLGVQSFKDLREKGFLYVDKTEYLFRLANSSKVYFLSRPRRFGKSLFLSTLAAYFRGQKELFKGLYLEKAEEEQAAQENRTPWQAYSVLYFDFNIGQYLESEALSERLDSLLKEQESLYGILVAKEEKPFFASRFERLIKAAYQQTGKQVVILVDEYDKPLLQTMGINEELNEHYRNTLKAFYSVIKTCDEYIRFAFLTGVTKFSKISIFSDLNNLKDISLNETYAGICGMSQTELETNFQPEIQALAEKQKLDYPQALAALKQWYDGYLFHPAGEGMYNPYSILNAFDDKELKSYWFGTGTPTFLVNFLKEAHYYIPDLDGKVELDEDGLQTYRAVAQDTLPILFQAGYLTIKRYINDLRLYQLGFPNDEVRYGFLQNLLPAYSDIPFGQTGVWIGRFVQDIRNGKVDEFMERMQAIISSIPYDNFTAENLKLREQNYQTAVYLVFALMGQFVQTEVHCSTGRADCIVTTADSIYVFEFKLSGNGSAEDALVQIKKNGYAAQHKADGKKIVLIGAGFDEEKRTIKEWKVELR, via the coding sequence ATGAACATTACCCGCAAACTGCCGCTCGGCGTGCAGAGCTTTAAAGATTTACGGGAAAAGGGTTTCCTTTATGTGGATAAAACGGAATACCTTTTTCGGTTAGCAAACAGCAGTAAGGTGTATTTCCTCAGCCGTCCGCGGCGATTTGGTAAGAGCCTCTTTCTTTCAACCTTAGCGGCATATTTCCGCGGGCAAAAAGAGCTGTTTAAAGGTTTGTATCTTGAAAAAGCAGAAGAGGAGCAGGCTGCACAAGAAAACCGAACCCCGTGGCAAGCATATTCGGTGCTGTATTTTGACTTTAATATTGGACAGTATCTTGAAAGCGAAGCTTTGAGCGAACGGCTCGATTCTTTATTAAAGGAGCAGGAAAGCCTATACGGTATACTCGTTGCAAAAGAGGAAAAGCCGTTTTTTGCCTCACGTTTTGAACGGCTGATAAAGGCTGCCTATCAACAAACCGGCAAGCAGGTAGTTATTCTTGTAGACGAATACGATAAACCGCTTTTACAAACGATGGGAATAAATGAAGAGCTGAATGAACACTACCGTAATACGCTCAAAGCATTTTACTCGGTGATTAAAACCTGTGATGAATATATCCGCTTTGCCTTTCTCACTGGTGTTACCAAGTTTAGCAAGATCAGTATTTTTAGCGATTTGAATAATCTCAAAGATATCAGCCTCAATGAAACCTATGCTGGCATTTGCGGTATGAGTCAAACAGAGCTTGAAACAAATTTTCAACCGGAGATACAAGCACTTGCAGAAAAACAAAAGCTCGACTATCCGCAGGCACTTGCAGCCCTAAAGCAATGGTATGACGGCTATCTGTTCCATCCGGCAGGGGAAGGAATGTATAATCCCTATAGCATTCTCAATGCTTTTGATGATAAAGAGCTAAAAAGTTACTGGTTCGGTACGGGAACGCCGACTTTCTTAGTCAACTTTTTAAAAGAAGCGCATTATTATATCCCCGATCTGGACGGAAAAGTTGAACTTGATGAGGATGGCTTGCAAACCTACCGGGCAGTAGCACAAGATACGTTGCCTATCCTGTTTCAAGCAGGGTATTTAACTATCAAGAGATATATCAACGATTTGAGGCTGTATCAGCTGGGGTTTCCGAATGATGAGGTACGGTACGGTTTTTTACAAAACCTGTTACCGGCATACTCCGATATACCGTTCGGTCAAACAGGGGTATGGATAGGACGCTTTGTACAGGACATCCGTAATGGCAAAGTGGATGAGTTTATGGAGCGGATGCAAGCGATTATCTCAAGTATTCCATATGACAACTTCACCGCAGAAAACCTGAAACTGCGGGAGCAGAACTACCAAACAGCAGTGTATCTCGTCTTTGCGCTGATGGGGCAGTTTGTACAGACAGAGGTGCATTGTTCAACTGGTCGGGCCGATTGTATAGTTACGACTGCTGATAGCATCTATGTCTTTGAGTTTAAGCTCTCCGGTAACGGTAGCGCAGAAGATGCCCTCGTGCAGATAAAAAAGAACGGTTATGCTGCACAGCACAAGGCAGACGGGAAAAAGATTGTGCTCATCGGTGCAGGATTTGATGAAGAAAAGCGTACCATCAAAGAGTGGAAAGTAGAGCTGCGGTGA
- the selD gene encoding selenide, water dikinase SelD, translated as MENYNKSASGQGEALFVCGGCNAKIGAGVLSALLKALPKTSHEGLLVGFDSSDDAAVIQLTPDIAVIQTLDFFPPMVTDPTLFGQIAAANALSDVYAMGGEPVCAMNIVCYPEEATRDNAYAALQSILTGGAEKVKEAGAALVGGHSIHDPKIKYGLSVMGTIHPERIWRNNTPQAGDVLFLTKKLGIGIITTAYSAGEVPRSAFDEAAASMTYLNKYAAEVLRKFTVHACTDVTGFGLSGHLSEMTGTDFTARLDANRIPYIEAAYQAAGEFLLTAGGQRNRNFAQGKIHFGIKDFALEEIIFDPQTSGGLLFAVSPAEAEKIRPAFAEAGISLFQIGAIEPRADYPIVVR; from the coding sequence GTGGAAAATTATAATAAATCCGCGAGCGGACAGGGCGAGGCGCTTTTTGTCTGCGGCGGATGCAATGCAAAAATCGGCGCCGGTGTTTTGAGCGCCTTACTGAAAGCACTCCCCAAGACTTCACACGAAGGATTATTGGTCGGCTTTGACAGCTCCGATGATGCGGCTGTTATTCAGCTGACACCCGATATAGCGGTCATCCAGACCCTTGATTTTTTCCCGCCAATGGTAACCGATCCTACCCTTTTCGGGCAGATTGCAGCAGCGAATGCTTTAAGCGATGTGTACGCGATGGGAGGCGAGCCGGTATGTGCAATGAATATTGTCTGCTATCCTGAGGAAGCAACCCGCGATAATGCATACGCGGCGCTGCAAAGCATTTTAACCGGCGGAGCGGAAAAGGTAAAAGAAGCAGGCGCTGCGCTGGTGGGCGGGCATTCCATTCACGACCCCAAAATAAAATACGGACTTTCCGTGATGGGAACAATACACCCTGAGCGCATTTGGCGGAACAACACCCCGCAGGCGGGAGATGTGTTATTTTTAACCAAAAAACTGGGGATCGGGATTATCACCACCGCCTACAGCGCAGGAGAAGTCCCCCGTTCTGCCTTTGACGAAGCCGCTGCCTCAATGACCTACCTCAATAAGTACGCAGCCGAGGTTCTCCGGAAGTTTACCGTTCATGCCTGCACTGATGTAACCGGTTTCGGCTTGAGCGGACACCTTTCGGAAATGACCGGCACGGATTTTACCGCCCGCCTTGACGCAAACCGTATTCCTTATATCGAGGCAGCGTATCAGGCAGCCGGTGAATTTTTGCTTACCGCCGGCGGACAGCGGAACCGGAACTTTGCCCAAGGAAAAATTCACTTCGGCATAAAAGATTTTGCGCTCGAAGAAATCATCTTTGACCCGCAAACCTCAGGCGGTTTGCTCTTTGCCGTCAGCCCTGCCGAAGCGGAAAAAATCAGACCAGCCTTTGCCGAGGCAGGCATCAGTCTATTCCAAATCGGTGCCATTGAACCGCGTGCGGATTATCCGATTGTGGTGAGATAA
- a CDS encoding aminotransferase class V-fold PLP-dependent enzyme translates to MIYFDNSATTLHKPDSVADAVYNAIASQQFANPGRAAHKTAHAALASLYKTRVAVARIFHITDPLQVALCQNATAALNLVLKSLFGAGDHLITTALEHNSVLRPLYQLENQGAELSIIGFDLETGELDYTAMEAQIRSNTKAIIVTACSNVIGAVPDMQRIYGLCRKNGLTLIIDASQSAGTMPMDISQYEQTIVCFTGHKGLYGPQGTGGIVVNGDFAFKPVFSGGSGIHSFDKTHPATMPDVFEAGTMNVPSFAGLTAGCAYIEQLGQENAAAYLAKLRAYFFKLAADLPFITLYAPNVQNAGPVIGLNIGTVPSSEVSRLLDERYGIATRPGAHCAPLVHQSYKTEAQGIVRFSFSTFNTTEEIEAAVDALGAISESF, encoded by the coding sequence ATGATTTATTTTGATAACAGTGCGACAACGCTCCATAAGCCCGACAGTGTTGCGGACGCAGTGTATAACGCGATTGCCTCTCAGCAGTTTGCAAATCCGGGACGTGCTGCGCATAAAACCGCCCATGCGGCGCTCGCCTCTTTGTATAAAACCCGTGTTGCCGTTGCCCGTATTTTCCATATAACAGACCCGCTGCAAGTTGCACTGTGCCAAAATGCAACGGCAGCTTTGAACCTCGTGCTCAAAAGTTTGTTCGGAGCAGGCGATCACCTCATTACCACTGCACTCGAGCATAACTCCGTCTTGCGTCCGCTCTATCAGCTGGAAAATCAGGGGGCGGAGCTTTCGATTATCGGCTTTGACCTTGAAACAGGCGAACTTGACTATACGGCAATGGAAGCACAGATACGGAGCAATACCAAGGCGATTATTGTTACCGCCTGCTCCAATGTTATCGGCGCCGTTCCCGATATGCAGAGAATTTACGGCTTATGCAGAAAGAATGGGTTGACGCTGATTATCGATGCATCCCAAAGCGCCGGCACCATGCCGATGGATATTTCGCAGTATGAACAAACCATTGTCTGTTTTACCGGACACAAGGGGTTGTATGGCCCGCAGGGTACCGGCGGCATCGTCGTGAACGGCGACTTTGCTTTTAAGCCGGTGTTTTCCGGCGGCAGCGGCATTCATTCTTTTGACAAAACACACCCCGCAACAATGCCTGATGTCTTTGAAGCCGGTACCATGAATGTGCCTTCCTTTGCGGGACTGACGGCAGGATGTGCATATATCGAACAGCTTGGACAAGAGAACGCCGCTGCGTATTTAGCAAAGCTGCGCGCATACTTTTTCAAGCTCGCTGCAGACCTTCCATTTATCACGCTCTATGCACCGAACGTACAAAATGCCGGTCCTGTTATCGGGCTGAACATTGGAACCGTGCCGTCTTCTGAAGTGAGCCGCCTCCTTGATGAACGATACGGCATTGCAACCCGTCCGGGTGCCCACTGCGCTCCGCTTGTGCACCAGAGCTATAAAACGGAAGCGCAAGGGATTGTCCGCTTCAGCTTTTCTACGTTTAATACGACGGAAGAGATAGAGGCGGCCGTGGACGCTCTTGGGGCCATCAGCGAGTCCTTTTGA
- a CDS encoding ABC transporter permease, with protein MIKKHTALADNTLVISLSAVLLGLIAGAILILFIGENPVIAFTYLFRGGLMNIERIGNTLATATTLLLVGLSVSFAFKTGLFNIGGSGQMLIGGLLGSMFALSATAMPRPLFFILLILIGVVSGALWGVVPGLLKALFNVHEVVSTIMMNWIAYWLVFYIVPGYLKAEYLETESKSIAVTRSLRTPWLTNLFSSEYVNYGIFLGILAMILLKIILDKTTLGFELKAVGYNRNCAEYAGIKVNRNIVISMMIAGGLSGLAGLTYYTGYALNMQIGVMPSQGFDGIAVSLLGAGTPIGVALSSIFFGVLHVGKGFMSANTIVPPEIADTIIAVIIYFTATSLLFKRFWGMISKKIRTRQTAGLSAEEV; from the coding sequence ATGATAAAAAAACACACGGCTCTTGCGGATAATACCCTTGTAATCAGCCTTTCTGCCGTATTGCTCGGTTTAATTGCAGGAGCAATTCTCATCCTTTTTATCGGAGAAAATCCTGTTATTGCCTTTACCTACCTTTTCCGCGGCGGTTTGATGAACATCGAACGTATCGGAAATACGCTTGCAACTGCAACGACACTTTTATTAGTAGGTCTTTCCGTCTCATTTGCATTTAAAACCGGTCTCTTTAATATCGGAGGTTCGGGGCAGATGCTGATCGGCGGATTGCTCGGCAGTATGTTTGCCTTATCTGCAACCGCTATGCCTCGGCCGCTCTTTTTTATTTTACTGATTCTTATCGGTGTTGTGAGCGGTGCTCTTTGGGGTGTCGTTCCCGGCTTATTAAAAGCGCTGTTCAACGTACACGAAGTTGTTTCAACTATTATGATGAACTGGATTGCCTATTGGCTGGTATTTTATATCGTACCGGGTTACTTAAAAGCGGAATATCTTGAAACGGAAAGTAAATCCATTGCCGTTACCCGCTCGCTTCGTACCCCATGGCTTACCAACTTGTTCAGCAGCGAATACGTAAACTACGGTATCTTTCTCGGCATTCTTGCAATGATTCTCCTTAAAATCATCTTGGATAAGACAACCCTCGGCTTTGAATTAAAAGCAGTCGGATATAACCGCAACTGTGCGGAATATGCAGGGATTAAAGTAAACCGGAATATCGTTATTTCGATGATGATTGCGGGAGGTCTGTCGGGCTTGGCCGGGCTCACCTACTACACCGGCTATGCGCTGAATATGCAGATCGGCGTAATGCCTTCGCAAGGGTTTGACGGTATCGCGGTTTCTTTACTCGGAGCAGGGACACCGATCGGAGTAGCACTCAGTTCAATTTTCTTCGGTGTGCTGCACGTCGGCAAAGGCTTTATGAGCGCGAACACTATTGTTCCACCGGAAATTGCAGACACTATCATTGCGGTTATTATCTATTTTACTGCAACCAGTTTGCTCTTTAAACGCTTCTGGGGAATGATTTCTAAAAAGATACGCACACGCCAAACAGCAGGGCTTTCTGCAGAGGAGGTATAA
- a CDS encoding DUF3343 domain-containing protein, with the protein MQNEVFCVISFDSTHQAIAAEMAVTGLSGARLIPLPPEISEGCGMALRVNREDAEKAVDLLKTSGAAYQDVYTLTVHGADRTAVKMSGK; encoded by the coding sequence ATGCAGAACGAAGTATTTTGCGTTATTTCATTTGATAGTACTCATCAGGCAATCGCAGCGGAAATGGCAGTGACCGGTCTATCCGGCGCCCGCCTGATCCCGCTCCCTCCGGAAATTTCAGAAGGCTGCGGCATGGCGCTGCGGGTCAACCGTGAAGATGCTGAAAAAGCGGTTGACTTATTAAAAACAAGCGGAGCCGCGTATCAGGATGTGTATACCCTTACCGTCCACGGTGCAGACAGAACCGCGGTGAAGATGTCTGGGAAATAG